One Bradyrhizobium sp. CCGB12 genomic window carries:
- a CDS encoding enoyl-CoA hydratase-related protein encodes MTASPVLWTLDERGVATVTLNRPEVNNAYDGALIAGVLAAMDELAKKPNLRVVVLKGNGKHFQAGADLKWINGVRPQSAEANEAASRATFEAVQRLNTLPIPTVALVQGGCFGGGTGVIAACDVVIAADNALFSITEVRWGLTAAIIIPQLCDAIGVRQVRRYALTGERFGAEDARRIGLVHEVVPLADLEAAGSKVVEQLLANGPDAMAETKRLALESSFGGMAVDDAAYKRLVHLHSLKRQSAEAAEGLASFAEKRSANWGGGKG; translated from the coding sequence ATGACTGCCAGCCCCGTCCTGTGGACCCTCGATGAACGTGGGGTTGCGACCGTCACGCTGAACCGGCCGGAGGTCAACAATGCCTATGACGGCGCCTTGATCGCGGGCGTGCTCGCGGCCATGGACGAGCTGGCTAAGAAGCCGAACCTTCGCGTCGTCGTGCTCAAGGGCAACGGCAAGCATTTTCAGGCCGGCGCCGACCTCAAATGGATCAATGGCGTGCGGCCGCAATCGGCTGAGGCGAACGAAGCGGCATCGCGCGCGACCTTCGAGGCGGTGCAGCGGCTCAACACGCTGCCAATCCCGACCGTCGCGCTGGTGCAGGGCGGCTGTTTTGGCGGCGGCACCGGCGTGATCGCGGCCTGCGATGTCGTGATCGCGGCGGACAATGCGCTGTTCTCGATCACCGAGGTGCGCTGGGGCCTGACCGCGGCCATCATCATCCCGCAGCTCTGTGACGCCATCGGTGTACGGCAGGTCCGTCGCTACGCGCTCACCGGCGAGCGTTTTGGCGCCGAGGACGCCCGCCGCATCGGCCTCGTGCACGAGGTCGTGCCGCTCGCCGATCTCGAAGCCGCAGGTAGCAAGGTGGTCGAGCAACTGCTTGCCAACGGACCGGACGCGATGGCCGAGACCAAGCGCCTGGCGCTGGAGAGCTCGTTCGGCGGCATGGCCGTGGACGATGCCGCGTACAAGCGGCTCGTGCACCTGCACTCGCTCAAGCGCCAGAGTGCAGAGGCGGCGGAAGGGCTGGCCTCGTTTGCGGAGAAGCGATCGGCGAATTGGGGCGGTGGTAAGGGCTGA
- a CDS encoding alpha/beta family hydrolase — MAVKTQELKLDIERVGTVSAILTQPDNAHACYVLAHGAGADMRHSFMNEVAAGLASRGIATFRFNFLYMEKKHGRPDQPAVAHAAIRAAVEEAARLCPGLKLVAGGKSFGGRMTSQAQSKAALPGVKGLAFLGFPLHADKKPSTERAEHLAGIAIPMLFLQGTRDGLADLGHLKPVVARLGAKATLHEVEGGDHSFAVLKKSGRSNDEALVEVLDALAAWIDELA; from the coding sequence TTGGCTGTCAAAACGCAGGAGCTCAAGCTCGACATCGAGCGCGTCGGCACGGTCTCGGCCATCCTGACGCAGCCGGACAACGCGCACGCCTGCTACGTCCTGGCGCATGGTGCGGGCGCCGACATGCGGCATTCGTTCATGAATGAGGTCGCCGCGGGCCTCGCGTCACGCGGTATCGCGACTTTCCGCTTCAATTTTCTCTACATGGAAAAGAAACACGGGCGGCCCGATCAGCCGGCGGTCGCGCACGCCGCCATCCGCGCGGCGGTCGAGGAGGCGGCGCGGCTATGCCCCGGATTGAAGCTCGTCGCCGGCGGAAAGTCCTTCGGCGGACGCATGACCTCGCAGGCGCAATCCAAGGCGGCGCTGCCTGGTGTCAAAGGGCTCGCCTTCCTCGGCTTTCCCCTACATGCCGACAAGAAGCCTTCGACCGAGCGGGCCGAGCATCTCGCCGGCATCGCCATCCCCATGTTGTTCCTGCAAGGCACGCGCGACGGTCTTGCCGATCTCGGCCATCTCAAGCCCGTCGTCGCGCGGCTCGGGGCGAAGGCGACGCTCCATGAGGTCGAAGGCGGCGACCACTCCTTTGCGGTGCTGAAGAAGTCCGGCCGCAGCAATGACGAGGCGCTTGTAGAAGTGCTCGATGCGCTCGCGGCCTGGATCGACGAGCTTGCCTGA
- a CDS encoding acyl-CoA dehydrogenase family protein, which produces MSYRSSWMTEELEIFRDQFRKYLAKDLAPHAEKWREQKMVDRFAWRGLGEMGALLASVPEEYGGLGATFAYEAAVLDDLESTVPELTTGVSVHSSIVAHYILNYGSEEQKKRWLPKMASGEMVGAIAMTEPGTGSDLQAVKTTAKKQGNSYVINGQKTFITNGQAADLVIVVARTGDAGAKGISLIVVETSGADGYRRGRNLDKIGLHASDTSELFFDNVTVPPENLLGKEEGQGFVQLMQQLPQERLALAVGAVASMERAVKLTTEYTKERKAFGKPLMDFQNTAFTLAERKTEAMIARVFVDWCIERLITGDLDTVTASMAKYWCSDKQVQTADECLQLFGGYGYMQEYPISRIFIDSRIQKIYGGTNEIMKLLIARSL; this is translated from the coding sequence ATGTCCTACCGCTCCTCCTGGATGACCGAAGAGCTCGAAATCTTCCGCGACCAGTTCCGGAAGTATCTTGCCAAGGACCTGGCGCCGCATGCCGAAAAATGGCGCGAGCAGAAGATGGTCGACCGCTTCGCCTGGCGCGGGCTCGGCGAGATGGGCGCGCTGCTGGCGAGCGTGCCGGAGGAATATGGCGGGCTGGGCGCGACCTTCGCCTATGAAGCCGCCGTGCTCGACGACCTCGAAAGCACGGTGCCGGAACTGACGACCGGCGTTTCCGTGCACAGCTCCATCGTCGCGCACTACATCCTCAATTACGGCTCGGAGGAGCAGAAGAAGCGCTGGCTGCCGAAGATGGCGAGCGGCGAAATGGTCGGCGCCATCGCCATGACCGAGCCCGGCACCGGCTCGGACCTGCAGGCCGTGAAGACCACGGCGAAGAAGCAGGGCAATTCCTACGTCATCAACGGCCAGAAGACGTTCATCACCAACGGCCAGGCCGCCGATCTCGTCATCGTGGTCGCGCGCACCGGCGATGCTGGCGCCAAGGGCATCTCGCTGATCGTGGTCGAGACATCAGGCGCGGACGGCTATCGGCGCGGGCGCAACCTCGACAAGATCGGCCTGCATGCCTCCGACACGTCCGAATTGTTCTTCGACAATGTCACGGTCCCGCCGGAAAACCTGCTCGGCAAGGAGGAAGGCCAGGGCTTTGTCCAGCTGATGCAGCAATTGCCGCAGGAGCGCCTCGCGCTCGCGGTCGGCGCCGTCGCCTCGATGGAGCGCGCGGTCAAGCTCACCACCGAGTACACCAAGGAGCGGAAAGCGTTCGGCAAGCCGCTGATGGATTTCCAGAACACCGCCTTTACGCTCGCCGAGCGCAAGACCGAGGCGATGATCGCGCGCGTCTTCGTCGACTGGTGCATCGAACGCCTGATCACCGGGGATCTCGACACCGTCACGGCATCGATGGCGAAGTACTGGTGCTCGGACAAGCAGGTGCAGACCGCCGACGAATGCCTCCAGCTGTTCGGCGGCTACGGTTATATGCAGGAATATCCGATCTCGCGCATCTTCATCGATTCCCGCATCCAGAAGATCTATGGCGGCACCAACGAGATCATGAAGCTGCTGATCGCCAGGTCGCTGTAA
- a CDS encoding ketopantoate reductase family protein produces MRICIFGAGAVGSHLAVRLARAGHEVSCVMRGPHLEAVRANGLKLRVGDSEVSAKVNASGDPAQLGPQDVVISTLKATALQGLVSSIKPLLQDDTAIVFAQNGIPWWYGIGLPPRHPTPPDISFLDPGGRLRACIPKERIIGGVVFSSNEVTAPGVVQNLTPDRNRLLIGECDDRNCDRITKLRGVFNDARLESPPVAEIREAIWSKLLTNMSLSVLCLLTGQTARGVRDDPAFTEVIPRMLNEANDIAQHFIPEVKRVTRSGPAPNHKPSLLQDYELGRAMEIDVLVRAPAAFARTAGLLTPTLDLIAALAIQKARDKGLYSA; encoded by the coding sequence ATGCGCATCTGCATTTTCGGCGCGGGCGCCGTCGGCAGCCATCTTGCGGTTCGGCTGGCGCGCGCCGGCCATGAGGTCAGTTGCGTGATGCGGGGCCCGCATCTCGAGGCCGTCCGGGCCAATGGCCTCAAGCTGCGCGTCGGCGATTCCGAGGTCAGCGCCAAGGTGAACGCGTCGGGCGATCCGGCCCAGCTCGGCCCGCAGGACGTCGTGATCTCGACGCTGAAGGCCACCGCGCTCCAGGGACTGGTCTCCAGCATCAAGCCGCTGCTCCAGGACGACACCGCGATCGTGTTCGCGCAGAACGGCATTCCCTGGTGGTACGGGATCGGCCTGCCGCCGCGGCATCCGACGCCGCCGGACATTTCGTTCCTCGATCCCGGCGGACGCCTGCGCGCCTGCATCCCGAAGGAGCGGATCATCGGCGGCGTCGTCTTCTCCTCCAACGAAGTGACCGCGCCCGGCGTGGTGCAGAATCTGACGCCGGACCGCAACCGCCTCTTGATCGGCGAATGCGACGACCGCAATTGCGACCGCATCACCAAGCTCCGAGGCGTCTTCAACGATGCCCGGCTGGAGTCACCGCCTGTCGCCGAGATCCGCGAGGCGATCTGGTCAAAGTTGCTGACCAACATGTCGCTGTCGGTGCTGTGCCTGCTCACCGGCCAGACCGCGCGCGGCGTGCGCGACGACCCCGCCTTCACTGAAGTCATTCCGCGCATGCTGAACGAGGCCAACGATATCGCCCAGCACTTCATTCCCGAGGTCAAGCGCGTGACGCGGAGCGGCCCTGCCCCCAACCACAAGCCGTCGCTGCTGCAGGACTATGAGCTCGGTCGCGCCATGGAGATCGACGTGCTGGTGAGGGCGCCCGCCGCCTTCGCGCGCACCGCCGGCCTGTTGACGCCGACGCTCGACCTGATCGCCGCGCTGGCGATCCAGAAGGCGCGCGACAAGGGGCTCTATTCGGCGTGA
- a CDS encoding LysR family transcriptional regulator, with the protein MDILVNLQAFLATADAAGFSAAARKLDVSTSVVAKRVTQLEARIGTPLFHRSTRQLRLTEAGQRYVHRARGVVADATDLLSRMGEKGHDLVDHLRIKAPTSLTVARLADAFSAFQTQNPRLKLEIVLIDRPVDPVSEGFDIAIGAFPHSFGGVVDEPLVPLKRLLCASPAYLKKHGTPKHPRDLVEHRCLSFMPTGPEWLFDGPRGRISIQVSPLLSSNEGHVLARSAIAGNGIVLMSHYLVADALRDGRLKPVLRDYPIPELWVKAAIPERRRNAAAVQALLTLLKTSLAPSL; encoded by the coding sequence ATGGACATCCTGGTGAACCTTCAGGCCTTCCTCGCCACTGCCGATGCCGCGGGCTTCTCGGCTGCTGCGCGAAAACTCGACGTCTCGACCTCGGTCGTCGCCAAGCGCGTCACGCAGCTGGAGGCGCGGATCGGCACGCCGCTGTTTCACCGCTCGACCCGGCAGCTGCGGCTCACGGAAGCGGGGCAGCGCTATGTGCATCGCGCGCGCGGCGTCGTTGCTGATGCCACCGACCTGCTCTCGCGCATGGGCGAGAAGGGCCACGATCTCGTCGATCACTTGCGCATCAAGGCGCCGACCTCGCTGACGGTGGCGAGGCTCGCCGACGCCTTCAGCGCCTTCCAGACGCAAAATCCGCGACTGAAGCTGGAGATCGTGCTGATCGACCGCCCGGTCGATCCCGTCAGCGAGGGGTTTGACATCGCAATCGGCGCTTTCCCGCATTCCTTCGGCGGCGTGGTCGACGAGCCGCTGGTCCCGTTGAAGCGATTGCTCTGTGCCTCGCCGGCTTATTTGAAGAAGCACGGCACGCCAAAACATCCGCGTGACCTAGTCGAGCACCGCTGCCTCAGCTTCATGCCGACCGGCCCCGAATGGCTCTTTGACGGACCACGCGGCCGCATCAGCATCCAGGTCAGCCCGCTGCTCTCCTCCAACGAGGGACACGTGCTGGCGCGCAGCGCGATCGCCGGCAACGGCATCGTGCTGATGTCGCATTATCTCGTCGCCGACGCCTTGCGCGACGGCAGGCTCAAGCCGGTGCTGCGCGACTATCCGATTCCGGAACTATGGGTGAAGGCCGCCATCCCCGAGCGCCGGCGCAATGCGGCTGCGGTGCAGGCGCTGCTGACACTGCTAAAAACGTCACTTGCGCCCTCGCTGTGA